Proteins from one Haliaeetus albicilla chromosome 4, bHalAlb1.1, whole genome shotgun sequence genomic window:
- the GCG gene encoding pro-glucagon, translated as MKMKSVYFIAGLLLMIVQGSWQNPLQDTEEKSRSFKASQSEPLDESRQLNEVKRHSQGTFTSDYSKYLDTRRAQDFVQWLMSTKRNGQQGQEDKENDKIPDQHSSNAISKRHAEFERHAEGTYTSDITSYLEGQAAKEFIAWLVNGRGRRDFPEKALVAEEMGRRHADGTFTSDINKVLDDMAAKEFLKWLINTKVTQRDLLGEYQ; from the exons atgaaaatgaaaagtgtttattttattgctgGGCTTCTTTTAATGATAGTTCAAGGCAGCTGGCAAAATCCTCTTCAGGATACGGAGGAGAAATCAAG ATCATTCAAAGCTTCCCAGTCTGAACCATTAGATGAATCTAGACAGCTGAATGAAGTGAAACGTCACTCACAAGGCACATTCACCAGTGATTACAGCAAGTACTTGGACACTAGACGAGCTCAGGACTTTGTGCAATGGTTAATGAGCACTAAAAGAAATGG CCAACAAGGACAGGAGGacaaagaaaatgacaaaatccCGGACCAGCACTCAAG CAATGCGATCTCCAAACGTCATGCTGAATTTGAGAGACATGCTGAAGGCACCTACACCAGTGATATCACCTCCTATTTGGAAGGTCAAGCTGCCAAAGAGTTCATTGCTTGGTTAGTGAATGGACGAGGAAGAAGAGA TTTCCCAGAAAAAGCTCTTGTAGCTGAAGAAATGGGCCGAAGACATGCAGATGGCACTTTCACGAGTGATATCAACAAAGTCCTTGATGACATGGCTGCCAAAGAGTTCCTAAAATGGCTGATTAACACAAAAGTTACTCAAAG GGACCTTTTGGGAGAATACCagtaa